DNA sequence from the Melospiza georgiana isolate bMelGeo1 chromosome 7, bMelGeo1.pri, whole genome shotgun sequence genome:
ATATACACTGAAATTTACCTATGCATAAATGTTCCTTTTTGTGAAACTGATTTTTTGTGTAATTTTCTCTTACACAGACACATTAGATGAATTAAAGAAGGCACATCAGGAGCTGGAAAATTCAGAAAAGGCTAAAATCAAGAAGTAGTTGATGTGAATTCCCCGTGGCAATGTGTGGCATTTGCTGTGTTGTTACCTTGTGCAGCCAGCGTGCGATCCATGATTTCCTCAGTGAAGACATCCTCTGCCACCTAAGAAGAAGAGGCCCAGACAGTAGCCAAGAGTTGATAAAAACTGTGTCTGATCTCTCTTATCAATGTGTGTTTTCAGGCCACGTACTTCACATGAGGGGACTGGTGACTCCTCAGCCTCTGGAAGATGCCAATAAGAATGTTTTTCTTTGGAATGGAGAAATTTTCAGTGGAGTGCATGTAGGAAATCTAGAGAATGACACTGAAGTAGTGTTTCATCACCTGGCTTCATGCAGCAGTGAAATGGACATTCTGTCACTCTTCTCATCACTTCAGGGTCCCTGGGCTTTTATTTATTATGAAGCACCCAGCCACAGTTTATGGTTTGGCAGAGATTACTTTGGCCGTCGTAGTTTGCTTTGGCAGTTCAGTAATGAGGTTGACAGAGCTTTCTGGCTCTCATCTGTAAGTGGTTGTTCTGAATCAGGCAGCCAATGGCAAGAAGTCCCAGCATGTGGAATTTTCAAAATTGATCTCAAAGCTTGTGCAGCAACTAAATCTTTGTCTTTAACATTGTTTCCATGGAAGtacagctgcagagagaaagcagtagaagaaaaatgcattaatgTTCTTGACCAAGTGTCAAAAGACTTACCAAACCATGTACATCTCGTGCTGAATGAATCAAATCTTAGAGCACCAGTCATCCCCTTAAATAAAACAGTTTCTAAAGCTTCAAGTGCATGTCCAAGCTCTAATTTTAGCAATATTAACGGTGTGGTTTCTGTAGAAACCCTTCAAGAATTTCTGGCAGAGGAACACAAGAAAAACTTAGCCTGTCAGTTTATTGATGTTTTAAATGAAGCAGTCAAGAGACGAGTCCTGTGTCTCTGTAGAGATCCAGATCAGATAACAAGAGAAGTTGCAAGCATGCCTCATAAGAGAGCACATATTGCAGTGCTCTTTTCTGGTGGCATTGACTCTATGGTTATTGCAGCCCTGGCTGATAAACATGTGCCTTTGGAAGAGCCAATTGATCTTCTTAATGTAGCTTTCATGATGAAAGAGCAAGCTAAGCACAGGGGAACCACTAAAAGACAAACTGGCCATGAGGTACAGCTTGATTTGCTTTGTCCTCAAGAAAGCTGTCAAGATCCTGCTGCTGACACTGGTACTCATTCATCCTGCTTTGATGTTCCTGACAGAATCACTGGTAGGGCAGGACTGAAGGAATTAGAAGCCATTAACCCTTCAAGAACCTGGAACTTTGTGGAAATTAATGTTACATTAGAGGAattgaaaaaaatgagaaaagagcATATTAA
Encoded proteins:
- the ASNSD1 gene encoding asparagine synthetase domain-containing protein 1, encoding MCGICCVVTLCSQRAIHDFLSEDILCHLRRRGPDSSQELIKTVSDLSYQCVFSGHVLHMRGLVTPQPLEDANKNVFLWNGEIFSGVHVGNLENDTEVVFHHLASCSSEMDILSLFSSLQGPWAFIYYEAPSHSLWFGRDYFGRRSLLWQFSNEVDRAFWLSSVSGCSESGSQWQEVPACGIFKIDLKACAATKSLSLTLFPWKYSCREKAVEEKCINVLDQVSKDLPNHVHLVLNESNLRAPVIPLNKTVSKASSACPSSNFSNINGVVSVETLQEFLAEEHKKNLACQFIDVLNEAVKRRVLCLCRDPDQITREVASMPHKRAHIAVLFSGGIDSMVIAALADKHVPLEEPIDLLNVAFMMKEQAKHRGTTKRQTGHEVQLDLLCPQESCQDPAADTGTHSSCFDVPDRITGRAGLKELEAINPSRTWNFVEINVTLEELKKMRKEHINYLIYPLDTVLDDSIGCAIWFASRGEGFISNQGELKPYKSPAKVVLTGIGADEQLAGYSRHRVCFTKDGLEGLNKELEMELGRISSRNLGRDDRIIGDHGKEARFPFLDEDVVSFLNSLPVSEKADLTLPRGIGEKLILRLAAKELGLTASAVLPKRAVQFGSRIAKLESNSEKASDTCSRLKLLSVDEL